From Temnothorax longispinosus isolate EJ_2023e chromosome 3, Tlon_JGU_v1, whole genome shotgun sequence, one genomic window encodes:
- the LOC139810226 gene encoding uncharacterized protein: protein MSENENPPAELNQSWLHSETSRRARRNRPLSPVQTTEEVVSDNRETVRRNLDAYYSSESESESELHPNSVIEREQIDDSVIILDARVIRQNNCPDENRLHPSHAHTQSEDANSTTSRRTHRREFSLTSYDSSVFDPQEYYSAPRHVNVIEMAEATNSNHDANNVNDNAPITPEEIDEEINRLNQVLSQRGTPANHRNRISARAGPPRDDRDSILDEILNGIRNLQNRVNQLETANPERREFHARREPSNLPFEVTYGRTSYDIRNQAERAIGYLRLKEARDMIPEFDGTSSKLQEFLSAASYAMKNINPMEEGTLLEAVLCTKLKGRAMIDLQTREIRDFAQLKKELEVCYLSRKSTTHLQLEFNTLKQKPGENARAFGLRADKLAMELYDSMIEGRNHTIESKRTILETIQQQALQNFQLGLRDEIKLLVRAQHFATLQEAIAGASAEEKVNGPSGIPPRPKNNYAYSPQPRDNRSIVQCQKCGKYGHLGRECRTNRYANRFSLPKPDRTPRVNAIDKVCNYCKKAGHMREECWLLNGRPNKERTNHNKPNNPRGQNKNFHPKTNGPRKKDSNSAANSDEEDKEDTKQRRPALEYQVSHLTNKPRKHAGLDLITLPMREAKREKINLLFDTGAAVSIIKVKHLKGETMIEEDKMALTGVTGHKAHTIGKFTATIDLKDRKIKHTIYVVKDDFPIEYDGILGVDFIKKHRASYSYESSAIRIGNSTLKLYPYKKMVLKPRSETIVQVATDKNSLGIIQAEETMPGVFIGNCLVMPENFLCPASILNTTEKTVEMLMPQVTLEELEQEEAKEIEVNQVDKAEETMPRSEKVEKLIRTQHLTRKKRKPLWKFAEITAMYCMWKENH, encoded by the coding sequence ATGTCGGAAAACGAAAATCCACCAGCGGAACTAAACCAATCGTGGCTCCATAGCGAGACGTCACGACGAGCGCGTAGAAATAGACCGTTAAGCCCCGTGCAAACGACCGAAGAAGTCGTAAGCGACAATCGCGAAACCGTGCGTAGGAATCTAGACGCGTACTACTCAAGCGAAAGCGAATCAGAATCGGAATTACACCCGAACAGCGTAATCGAACGCGAACAAATCGACGATTCCGTTATAATTTTAGACGCGAGAGTAATAAGACAAAATAACTGCCCCGACGAAAATAGACTCCACCCctcacacgcgcacacacaatCCGAAGACGCGAACAGTACGACCAGTAGGCGAACACACAGACGAGAGTTCTCATTGACCTCGTATGATAGCAGCGTATTTGACCCGCAAGAGTATTATTCTGCCCCGAGACACGTGAACGTAATCGAGATGGCGGAAGCAACAAATAGCAACCACGACGCGAATAACGTAAATGACAACGCGCCGATAACCCCAGAGGAAATAGACGAAGAAATAAACCGTCTTAATCAAGTGCTATCACAAAGAGGCACCCCGGCGAATCACCGTAACCGGATATCCGCACGGGCCGGACCGCCGCGAGACGATAGAGATTCCATTCTcgacgagatattaaacggaATCCGCAACTTACAAAATCGCGTAAATCAACTAGAAACGGCGAATCCTGAACGCCGCgaatttcacgcgagacgcgagCCAAGTAACCTCCCGTTCGAAGTAACGTACGGAAGAACGTCATATGATATTCGGAACCAAGCGGAGCGCGCAATCGGATATCTACGTTTAAAAGAGGCACGAGACATGATACCTGAGTTCGACGGAACCTCGAGTAAATTACAAGAATTCTTAAGCGCCGCGTCATATGCAATGAAAAACATAAATCCTATGGAAGAAGGAACGCTATTAGAAGCAGTGCTATGCACAAAGCTAAAAGGAAGAGCGATGATAGACCTTCAAACGCGAGAGATAAGAGATTTCGCACAACTAAAGAAGGAATTAGAAGTTTGCTATTTGAGCCGCAAAAGCACAACACACTTACAACTAGAGTTTAATACACTCAAGCAAAAACCCGGAGAAAATGCAAGAGCATTCGGATTAAGAGCCGATAAGCTAGCGATGGAGCTATACGACTCCATGATAGAGGGAAGAAATCACACCATAGAAAGCAAGCGAACTATATTGGAAACGATTCAACAACAGGCATTACAGAATTTTCAATTAGGATTGAGAGACGAGATCAAGTTACTTGTCCGAGCTCAGCATTTCGCAACATTGCAAGAAGCGATTGCCGGAGCGAGCGCCGAGGAAAAAGTAAACGGGCCGAGTGGAATTCCGCCGCGtcccaaaaataattatgcgtaCTCGCCGCAACCGCGCGATAACCGATCGATAGTACAATGCCAAAAATGCGGAAAATACGGACACCTCGGAAGGGAATGTCGTACCAATAGATATGCGAACCGTTTCTCCTTACCGAAACCCGATAGGACACCCCGCGTAAACGCGATAGATAAAGTCTGCAATTACTGCAAGAAGGCAGGACACATGCGCGAAGAATGTTGGTTGTTAAATGGTCGACCAAATAAAGAAAGGACGAATCACAACAAACCTAATAATCCGCgaggacaaaataaaaattttcacccGAAAACGAATGGCCCGAGAAAAAAAGACAGTAATTCAGCCGCGAATAGCGATGAGGAAGATAAAGAGGACACAAAGCAGCGCCGACCGGCGTTAGAGTATCAGGTGTCACACCTGACGAACAAGCCGCGAAAGCATGCAGGGCTGGACTTAATCACCCTGCCCATGCGAGAAGCGAagcgcgaaaaaataaatttactgttCGATACCGGAGCGGCCGtgtcaataataaaagtaaaacatttgAAAGGCGAAACAATGATAGAAGAGGATAAAATGGCCCTTACAGGAGTAACAGGTCATAAAGCCCATACGATTGGAAAATTTACAGCAACTATTGACTTGAAAGATAGAAAGATCAAGCACACGATATATGTCGTCAAGGATGATTTTCCGATAGAATACGACGGAATACTAGGCgtagattttataaagaaacatcGAGCGTCATATAGTTACGAGTCGAGCGCAATACGCATAGGGAAtagcacattaaaattatatccgtATAAGAAAATGGTTTTGAAACCGCGAAGCGAGACAATAGTACAAGTCGCGACCGATAAAAATTCACTAGGAATAATACAGGCAGAAGAGACAATGCCAGGAGTGTTCATAGGAAATTGCCTAGTGATGCCAGAAAACTTTCTATGTCCGGCAAGCATACTAAATACGACGGAGAAGACAGTCGAAATGCTAATGCCGCAAGTAACATTAGAAGAGTTAGAGCAAGAAGAAGCAAAAGAGATAGAAGTAAACCAAGTAGACAAAGCAGAAGAAACAATGCCGCGTAGCGAAAAAGTCGAAAAATTGATACGCACACAACACTTaacgaggaagaaaagaaaaccatTATGGAAATTTGCAGAGATTACAGCGATGTATTGCATGTGGAAGGAGAACCATTGA